In Calothrix sp. PCC 7507, one DNA window encodes the following:
- a CDS encoding alpha/beta hydrolase — protein sequence MKKLIKYLSFGLLSTLMTATPGLGAERISFFYPPFGEFSLSVESLELFAKEGKIDSELEFYASRANPQQLAQLRDLLQQRFNVTPTLVSQVTYSPIGQQVLQRLGELVLTDSRRNGFYALRGSLILAAADPKGLTVVNLLRKFPGENLRLNFTEGLRIVSDLSELLKKRDEVVGAVQKEAITEAANSTVDFSQQPDLRSPGKFGWDKKSLTLDDSSRDRRLPVDIYLPKAKSATSGDTPSPPFPLVVISHGIASDRYAFVYLAEHLASYGFAVAVLEHPGSNAERVQQYFAGLAAAPDAKEFINRPLDIKFLLNELQRLEKSDASLQGKLNFQQVGVIGHSFGGYTALALAGAKINTNQLRQDCNPDNTSSFNLSLILQCQAIELPQTDYQLADDRIKVALAINPIDSSIMGESEIRKIKIPIMLVAGSQDIFAPPVSEQIRPFTWLADSTKYLALVENATHFSAIAEPTPENDVLPVPPALLGPNRAAFYSYIKALSVAFLETHLLKRPEYASYLQPSYAKFISQAPLNLSFLQSQSNEKLIQVVNDSIPQLAKP from the coding sequence ATGAAAAAACTTATAAAATACCTCAGTTTCGGGTTGCTATCTACCTTAATGACTGCAACTCCTGGACTAGGTGCTGAACGTATTAGCTTTTTTTACCCTCCCTTTGGGGAATTTTCTTTATCTGTAGAGTCGCTAGAACTTTTTGCTAAAGAAGGCAAGATTGATAGTGAGTTGGAATTTTACGCTAGCCGTGCTAATCCTCAACAACTGGCTCAATTGCGGGATCTGCTGCAGCAGCGCTTTAATGTGACTCCAACTTTGGTATCTCAGGTTACTTACTCACCTATAGGTCAACAAGTGCTGCAACGTCTGGGAGAATTAGTCTTGACTGACTCTCGACGGAATGGGTTTTACGCTTTACGCGGTTCGTTAATATTGGCGGCGGCTGATCCCAAGGGTTTAACGGTGGTGAATTTGCTGCGGAAGTTTCCTGGTGAAAATTTGCGGCTGAATTTTACGGAGGGGCTAAGGATAGTCTCGGATTTGTCGGAGTTGCTGAAAAAAAGAGATGAAGTAGTTGGTGCTGTCCAAAAAGAAGCAATTACGGAAGCGGCTAATTCCACTGTTGATTTCTCTCAACAACCAGATTTAAGATCGCCTGGAAAATTCGGCTGGGATAAAAAAAGTTTAACTCTCGATGACAGTTCACGCGATCGCCGTCTGCCTGTGGATATCTATCTCCCTAAAGCAAAATCAGCAACTAGTGGGGATACTCCCTCGCCTCCCTTTCCTCTGGTAGTAATTTCTCACGGTATCGCCTCAGATCGTTATGCCTTCGTTTATCTGGCTGAACATCTCGCATCCTACGGTTTTGCTGTTGCTGTCCTGGAACACCCTGGTAGTAATGCCGAACGTGTTCAGCAATATTTTGCCGGTTTAGCAGCAGCACCAGATGCTAAAGAATTTATCAACCGACCTTTAGATATTAAGTTTCTTCTCAATGAACTCCAGAGACTGGAAAAATCCGATGCTTCTCTACAAGGAAAACTAAATTTCCAGCAAGTAGGGGTGATTGGTCATTCATTCGGTGGTTACACTGCTTTGGCTTTAGCTGGAGCAAAAATTAACACTAATCAGCTCCGCCAGGATTGTAATCCTGATAATACATCATCTTTTAACTTGTCACTGATTTTGCAGTGTCAAGCAATCGAATTACCCCAGACAGATTATCAACTCGCAGACGATCGCATCAAAGTTGCTCTGGCTATTAATCCCATAGACAGTTCGATTATGGGTGAGAGCGAGATCCGGAAAATTAAAATTCCCATCATGTTGGTGGCTGGTAGTCAAGATATTTTTGCCCCACCAGTCTCGGAACAGATTCGCCCCTTCACTTGGCTGGCTGATTCCACTAAATATTTAGCCTTGGTGGAAAACGCCACTCATTTTTCGGCGATCGCTGAACCCACTCCAGAAAATGATGTCTTACCTGTCCCCCCAGCATTACTCGGTCCCAACCGGGCTGCGTTCTATTCTTATATCAAGGCGTTAAGTGTAGCTTTCTTAGAAACTCATCTGCTCAAACGCCCTGAATATGCCTCTTATCTGCAGCCATCTTATGCCAAATTTATTAGTCAAGCTCCCCTCAATCTCAGTTTTTTACAGTCGCAGAGTAATGAAAAGCTGATTCAAGTCGTCAATGATTCAATTCCCCAGTTAGCTAAACCTTAA
- a CDS encoding ion channel, with the protein MRFRLTRLSRKQRQRQQPRVHIKIRDGQFHIVGLGSWYSYWRDPYHLLLTIPWFGFLGIIAASYLAINAIFAFFYLAGGDCIVNAKPGSFLDVFFFSVQTLASIGYGAMYPKTIYANTIVTIEAMIGLVGIAVMTGLAFARFSRPTARVIFSSVAVITPYEGMPTLMFRTANQRRNLILEAQMRVYLMRDEVTSEGQAMRRIHDLRLLRNQTPSFSLSWSVMHVIDEFSPLYGMTPESLIQTNTMLVISVSGIDETVAQVVHARHQYGASEILWNHSFVDILHHTNDGNRYIDYQYFHDVLPLDAAN; encoded by the coding sequence ATGAGATTTCGATTGACAAGACTTTCCAGGAAGCAAAGACAGCGACAGCAGCCACGAGTTCACATCAAAATCCGGGATGGACAGTTCCACATTGTCGGTTTGGGTTCTTGGTACTCCTACTGGCGTGATCCTTACCATCTGCTACTCACAATTCCCTGGTTTGGTTTCCTGGGAATAATTGCTGCTTCATATTTGGCTATTAATGCCATATTTGCCTTCTTCTACTTAGCTGGCGGAGATTGCATCGTCAACGCCAAACCTGGCTCTTTCTTGGATGTGTTTTTCTTCAGTGTACAAACGCTGGCATCCATTGGCTATGGTGCGATGTATCCCAAAACAATTTACGCTAATACTATTGTCACCATTGAAGCGATGATTGGTCTAGTGGGGATCGCTGTGATGACGGGATTAGCATTTGCTCGCTTTTCCCGACCAACTGCTCGCGTGATATTTAGCAGTGTCGCAGTTATTACACCTTATGAGGGAATGCCAACGCTGATGTTCCGCACTGCTAACCAGCGCCGTAACTTAATTCTGGAAGCTCAGATGCGAGTGTACTTAATGCGAGATGAAGTTACCTCAGAGGGGCAGGCGATGCGTAGAATCCACGACCTGAGGCTGCTAAGGAATCAGACACCTAGCTTTAGCTTATCCTGGTCGGTGATGCATGTGATTGATGAGTTTAGCCCTCTGTATGGAATGACGCCGGAGTCATTAATTCAGACAAATACTATGCTTGTGATTTCTGTGAGTGGCATTGATGAGACAGTGGCACAGGTAGTACATGCTCGTCATCAATACGGTGCTAGTGAAATCCTTTGGAATCATAGCTTTGTCGATATCTTGCACCACACAAACGATGGAAATCGCTACATTGACTATCAGTATTTCCACGATGTTTTACCTTTAGATGCAGCGAATTGA
- a CDS encoding DUF2382 domain-containing protein → MFQRHKEYNLPHQKIKFMPEDFNTTTPGGQTISASSIEPEANSQIIHSLVEKNNLAEVREEEIIKLLEERLVVNLNQQKIGDVIVRKVIETRMVQVPVRREKLIVEQISPENKQLAEIDLGSGEISGVELTQGERAEFVSLDGGLAVSGVFSSPKIASLLLNAIALEQNHSCQQVQVSIVVEDQEHQQKYQEWFDRCSQR, encoded by the coding sequence ATGTTTCAACGCCATAAAGAATATAACTTACCTCATCAAAAAATAAAATTTATGCCTGAAGATTTCAACACAACAACACCAGGCGGACAGACAATATCAGCATCCTCGATTGAGCCAGAAGCTAATAGTCAAATTATTCATAGCTTGGTAGAAAAAAACAACTTAGCTGAAGTTAGAGAAGAAGAGATTATTAAATTATTAGAAGAAAGATTAGTAGTTAATCTTAATCAGCAGAAAATAGGTGATGTCATCGTTCGCAAGGTCATCGAAACGCGGATGGTACAAGTTCCTGTACGGCGTGAGAAGCTCATCGTAGAACAAATTAGCCCAGAAAACAAACAACTAGCTGAAATTGATTTAGGTTCAGGGGAAATTTCTGGTGTTGAGTTAACTCAAGGAGAAAGAGCAGAATTTGTGAGTTTGGATGGTGGTTTAGCTGTGAGCGGGGTTTTTAGCTCACCAAAAATTGCTAGTTTGCTTTTGAATGCGATCGCTCTTGAACAAAACCACAGTTGTCAGCAGGTGCAAGTTTCGATTGTAGTCGAAGATCAAGAACATCAGCAGAAATACCAGGAGTGGTTTGACCGCTGTTCTCAAAGGTAA
- a CDS encoding sensor histidine kinase, protein MVRIPYLDLAAKPFLDVTTYNFTLESTLQELPLWELKFDISEFSFELAEKFQANPLLPGVLLVEGSELVGMISRQRFLEYVIWPQILEKFSDCSLKVLDQFLRSDFLILPGEMLILGAAQKSLERQPELIYEPIVVRLGIQKYGIVDARQLLVAQSRICELTTKVLREQNIQQLFQTEKLASLGRMVAGITHEIRNPVNCIAGNIPFLLKYFQELIELISAYETEYSNSSPIIQEIKDKIDLDFIASDLPQILNSINISSERLRQIITSLCSFSAKTENKRQPADIHACIDSTLLILKHQMHQDIEIVKNYGDLPLINCYSGQMSQVFMNLLNNAMDALYDKIKTIKNWQPCIEISTKVVREETQQWVVVIIADNGVGIPPEIQKQIFEDFFTTKPVGKGTGLGLAISYEIVTQRHGGQLQVTSQPGIGTEFEIWLPLANTQ, encoded by the coding sequence ATGGTAAGGATACCCTATTTAGACTTAGCAGCTAAACCTTTTCTGGATGTTACAACTTATAATTTTACCTTAGAGTCTACTCTACAAGAATTGCCACTATGGGAGTTGAAGTTTGACATTTCTGAATTTAGTTTTGAGTTAGCAGAAAAATTTCAAGCTAATCCATTGCTACCGGGAGTGCTGTTGGTAGAAGGGAGTGAATTAGTAGGCATGATTTCCCGGCAGCGCTTTTTGGAGTATGTAATCTGGCCTCAGATACTAGAAAAGTTTAGCGATTGCTCCTTGAAAGTTCTCGATCAATTCTTACGGTCAGATTTTTTAATTTTACCAGGCGAAATGTTAATTCTAGGCGCAGCTCAAAAATCATTAGAACGTCAGCCTGAATTGATATATGAACCAATTGTTGTCAGATTGGGGATACAAAAATATGGGATTGTAGATGCGCGTCAATTGCTGGTTGCTCAATCTCGCATTTGTGAACTGACAACTAAAGTATTACGCGAACAGAACATACAACAATTATTTCAAACGGAAAAACTTGCAAGTTTAGGGCGGATGGTGGCTGGAATTACCCATGAAATTAGAAATCCTGTGAATTGTATTGCGGGTAATATACCATTCTTACTAAAATACTTTCAAGAATTGATAGAGTTGATTTCAGCTTACGAAACAGAATATTCTAATTCCTCACCAATAATTCAAGAAATCAAAGATAAAATAGACCTAGATTTTATTGCCAGCGATTTACCACAGATTTTAAACAGCATCAATATAAGCTCAGAGAGATTAAGACAAATAATCACAAGTCTATGTAGCTTTTCTGCTAAAACTGAAAATAAACGTCAGCCAGCTGATATACATGCATGTATTGATAGTACACTCCTGATTCTGAAACACCAGATGCATCAGGATATTGAAATAGTTAAAAATTATGGGGATTTGCCACTTATAAATTGTTATTCAGGGCAAATGAGTCAAGTATTTATGAACTTGCTCAATAATGCTATGGATGCCCTATACGATAAGATAAAAACGATAAAAAATTGGCAACCTTGCATTGAGATTAGTACAAAAGTTGTCCGAGAAGAAACTCAGCAATGGGTAGTGGTCATCATCGCTGATAATGGTGTTGGGATACCGCCAGAAATTCAAAAGCAGATTTTTGAAGACTTCTTTACTACTAAACCAGTCGGCAAAGGCACAGGGTTAGGATTAGCAATTAGTTACGAAATCGTAACACAAAGGCACGGTGGACAGTTGCAAGTGACATCCCAACCTGGTATTGGTACGGAATTCGAGATTTGGTTACCGTTGGCTAATACTCAATAG
- a CDS encoding DUF433 domain-containing protein: MTLTPTPTKQYVEQGHKGYWIAGTRISLDSVVYSFLNGESPESIAQNFPLLSLEQVYGAITFYLANREMIDIYLEAGEAEFQQLQHSFREKSPLLYQKLKAAQLQKQGRV; this comes from the coding sequence ATGACGTTAACACCGACCCCAACAAAGCAGTATGTTGAACAAGGTCACAAAGGGTATTGGATTGCAGGAACACGCATTTCTCTCGATTCAGTGGTTTATTCCTTCCTGAATGGAGAGTCACCTGAAAGCATAGCCCAAAACTTTCCGCTACTGTCGCTGGAGCAAGTCTATGGTGCAATCACTTTCTATCTTGCTAATCGAGAGATGATTGATATTTATTTAGAAGCAGGTGAAGCAGAATTTCAACAGTTGCAACATTCTTTTAGAGAAAAGAGTCCACTTTTATACCAGAAGTTGAAAGCCGCTCAACTGCAAAAGCAAGGCAGGGTATGA
- a CDS encoding sensor histidine kinase yields MPQEFSSQISPPFLSHGSDRHLGLDSTLQELSMYSFQVEVSCTAMEVTQFFEKYPLLPGVILLEQGKFIGMISRRRLLEFLIRPHGQELFFREPLGVLYSYARTAILQFPDTTPVLTAMQFTMRRSPELFAEPVVVQTAPDIYQLLDIHELNLASWQIRGVETQIRYERSQAKMIQNEKMASLGRLVDGVAHEILDPVSFIWGNLTYVSNYSQDLLKLIAVYERNLSTPSEEIIHFKDEIEFDYLEEDLSKTLTSIRTGAERLKKLVTSLQTFCHIDEIYPKPTDLHSCIDSVVLLINSRIKGEIDIVKHYGHLPPVSCFMGQLSQVLMNILSESIDTLLNEAVRYQFNSETTKNDDKPRIDITTKVISQAGDNPELPDSRWVLIHIADNGPGLSEKLQQQIIESFSIEKLADKTTSLAISYRIITSKHGGKFNFSSKHGFGTEFEILLPLA; encoded by the coding sequence GTGCCACAAGAATTCAGTTCCCAAATTTCACCACCATTTTTGTCTCATGGTAGCGATCGCCATCTTGGCTTAGATTCAACTCTCCAGGAACTGTCAATGTATAGCTTTCAAGTGGAAGTTAGCTGTACGGCTATGGAAGTTACGCAATTTTTTGAAAAATACCCGTTACTCCCAGGCGTAATCTTACTCGAACAGGGAAAATTTATCGGGATGATTTCGCGGCGAAGACTCCTAGAATTTTTGATTCGTCCCCACGGACAAGAATTATTTTTCCGGGAACCGTTGGGTGTTCTCTACAGCTATGCGCGCACAGCGATTTTGCAGTTTCCTGATACAACACCAGTTTTGACAGCAATGCAGTTTACCATGAGGCGATCGCCTGAACTTTTCGCTGAACCTGTGGTAGTACAAACAGCACCTGATATTTATCAGCTACTAGATATACATGAATTAAATCTTGCTTCTTGGCAAATTCGCGGTGTTGAAACTCAGATAAGGTACGAACGCAGCCAAGCCAAAATGATTCAAAACGAGAAAATGGCAAGTCTGGGACGTTTAGTTGATGGGGTAGCACACGAAATTTTAGACCCTGTAAGTTTTATTTGGGGTAACTTAACCTATGTCTCTAACTACAGCCAAGACTTGCTTAAGCTAATCGCAGTTTATGAAAGAAATTTATCTACTCCTTCAGAAGAAATTATCCATTTTAAAGATGAAATTGAATTTGATTACTTAGAGGAAGATTTATCAAAAACTTTAACTAGTATTCGCACTGGAGCCGAAAGATTAAAAAAACTCGTTACCAGTTTACAAACATTCTGTCATATCGATGAAATTTATCCTAAACCTACAGATTTACACTCTTGTATAGATAGTGTTGTGCTGTTAATTAATAGCCGAATTAAGGGAGAAATTGACATAGTTAAACACTACGGTCACTTGCCTCCAGTATCTTGTTTTATGGGGCAATTAAGCCAAGTATTGATGAATATTCTCAGTGAATCTATAGATACTTTACTGAATGAAGCTGTGCGTTATCAGTTTAATTCAGAGACTACAAAAAATGACGATAAACCGCGGATTGATATAACTACAAAAGTAATTTCACAAGCAGGAGATAATCCAGAACTACCTGACTCTCGCTGGGTTTTAATTCACATTGCTGATAACGGGCCTGGTTTATCTGAGAAGTTACAACAGCAAATAATTGAGTCTTTTTCTATAGAAAAACTTGCTGATAAAACAACTAGTTTAGCTATAAGTTATCGAATTATTACCTCAAAACATGGAGGTAAATTTAATTTTAGTTCAAAACATGGTTTTGGGACTGAGTTTGAAATATTATTGCCCTTAGCTTAA
- a CDS encoding type I restriction enzyme HsdR N-terminal domain-containing protein, translating into MTQTAAITDVITSLTKAESLFGLERVENEEFFSEWSTELPEITDEEKASLDVLRRRYLYHRGEGDLLEGTVMLLVVSPLLALAGFYDPPFRIKAESSVDLMLDDGEEILRGRIDVLVLQQQLWVMVLESKKTTLSVWSAVPQALAYLMANPQPNRPVLGMVTNGDDVLFIKVTQAETPQYDLSRVFALFTSVRELYSILQILKRFGQAIAPA; encoded by the coding sequence ATGACACAAACAGCAGCTATTACTGACGTTATCACCAGCTTAACTAAGGCAGAAAGTCTGTTTGGTCTGGAACGTGTCGAAAACGAGGAGTTTTTTTCTGAGTGGAGTACGGAACTACCTGAAATCACCGATGAGGAAAAAGCTTCCTTGGATGTGCTACGGCGGAGATATCTTTATCACCGGGGTGAAGGGGATTTGTTAGAGGGAACAGTCATGTTGTTAGTAGTATCCCCTTTATTGGCCTTGGCAGGATTTTACGATCCTCCTTTCAGGATTAAGGCAGAATCATCGGTCGATTTGATGCTAGATGATGGGGAGGAGATATTACGTGGACGAATTGATGTTCTAGTATTACAACAGCAATTGTGGGTGATGGTATTGGAGTCAAAAAAGACCACGCTTTCGGTTTGGTCTGCAGTACCGCAAGCACTCGCTTATCTGATGGCTAATCCTCAACCTAATCGCCCTGTGTTGGGGATGGTGACCAATGGAGACGATGTGTTGTTTATCAAGGTGACACAAGCCGAAACACCACAATACGACTTGTCAAGGGTTTTTGCTTTGTTTACCTCTGTGCGAGAACTGTACAGCATCCTACAAATTCTCAAGCGATTTGGTCAAGCGATCGCCCCTGCTTAA
- a CDS encoding permease, with amino-acid sequence MNQLNNGFTLFLSLLVEAIPFLLLGVLFSSVLLFFIDERKLVEKMPKNPLLGALFGSAIGFLFPVCECGNVPVARRLLMQGVPTPVAIGFLLAAPTINPIVIWATWTAFRDQPEIVVLRVVFSLLIATIVGFVFSFQKDLSPIVQPAIARYLKFNPPVQPEAKGRGRRSPVMQEATTPSLLKSGTYLLGGKPGLPTRIDSNLAPVNTSLANSSKPLKDKLRLLVDNIIQELRELGAVMVIGSAIAATIQVLAPRELILSLGAGPISSIVAMLILATVVSICSTVDSFFALSFASTFTSGSLLAFLVFGPMIDIKGVGLMLSIFKPKALFYLFALAGLLTFLFTVFLNLHVI; translated from the coding sequence ATGAATCAACTGAACAATGGTTTTACACTATTTTTGAGTCTGCTAGTCGAGGCGATACCTTTTTTGCTGCTAGGTGTTTTATTCTCTAGTGTGCTGCTCTTTTTTATAGATGAGCGCAAATTGGTGGAAAAAATGCCCAAAAATCCGCTGCTGGGTGCTTTATTCGGCAGTGCGATTGGCTTTTTATTCCCCGTATGTGAGTGTGGTAATGTGCCAGTGGCGCGGCGGTTGTTAATGCAGGGAGTCCCTACGCCAGTGGCAATTGGTTTTTTGCTAGCAGCACCGACAATTAACCCGATTGTAATTTGGGCAACTTGGACGGCGTTTCGAGATCAGCCAGAAATAGTCGTCTTACGGGTTGTATTTTCCCTATTGATAGCAACAATTGTGGGTTTTGTTTTCAGTTTTCAAAAAGACTTAAGTCCGATTGTACAACCGGCGATCGCTCGTTATCTCAAGTTTAATCCCCCCGTACAGCCTGAAGCCAAAGGGCGCGGGAGACGTTCCCCCGTCATGCAAGAGGCCACAACACCCAGTTTATTGAAATCTGGGACTTATTTACTAGGAGGAAAACCAGGCTTACCCACGCGGATAGATAGTAATCTCGCGCCGGTGAACACCTCATTAGCCAACTCCAGTAAACCTCTCAAAGATAAACTGCGTCTTTTGGTAGATAACATCATCCAAGAATTGCGGGAATTAGGGGCAGTGATGGTGATTGGTAGTGCGATCGCCGCTACGATTCAAGTGTTAGCACCCCGTGAACTGATCCTGAGTCTGGGTGCTGGCCCAATTAGCTCTATTGTTGCCATGCTGATACTCGCAACAGTGGTATCTATTTGTTCAACAGTAGATTCATTTTTTGCTTTGTCTTTTGCCTCCACCTTTACCAGCGGTTCTTTATTAGCCTTTCTGGTATTTGGCCCCATGATTGACATTAAAGGTGTCGGTTTGATGTTATCGATTTTTAAACCTAAAGCTTTATTTTATCTGTTCGCTTTAGCTGGACTACTAACATTTTTGTTCACTGTATTTTTGAATTTGCACGTCATTTAA
- a CDS encoding TIGR03943 family protein, producing MTSIPNPKPKNRNLFLPWLDVLAVTAWGILILKYWLTNKLNLLIHPDYFWLANTGAIGLLVVAFFKAKQLWQHRRRDDEPSALHINFFPPGWGSTLLLTAAILGFIITPQVFASDKALQRGMTDLLGTARIKPQAFRASIRPEERSLVDWVRTVNVYPEPDSYAGQKVKVQGFVIHPPELAKEYLFLGRFVLTCCAADAYPVGLPVKLQGDRSQYAPDTWLEIEGQMVTENLSGKRQLTIAATSLQKIPQPKDPYVY from the coding sequence ATGACTTCAATCCCAAATCCCAAACCTAAAAATAGAAATTTGTTCTTGCCTTGGCTGGATGTTTTAGCAGTTACGGCTTGGGGAATTTTAATTCTGAAATACTGGTTGACAAATAAGCTCAACTTGTTGATTCACCCTGATTACTTTTGGTTAGCAAATACGGGGGCTATCGGCTTGCTAGTTGTCGCTTTTTTCAAAGCCAAGCAACTTTGGCAGCACCGGCGGCGAGACGATGAACCTAGCGCTCTACATATAAATTTCTTTCCCCCTGGTTGGGGTAGTACCTTACTACTGACAGCGGCGATTCTCGGTTTTATCATTACGCCACAAGTCTTTGCCAGTGATAAAGCACTCCAGCGGGGTATGACTGACTTGCTGGGAACTGCACGCATCAAGCCTCAAGCATTCCGGGCTAGCATTCGCCCAGAAGAGCGATCGCTCGTAGACTGGGTACGCACCGTCAATGTCTATCCAGAACCAGATTCATACGCAGGGCAAAAAGTCAAGGTGCAGGGTTTTGTGATCCACCCACCAGAACTAGCTAAAGAATATTTGTTTTTAGGGCGATTTGTTCTTACCTGTTGTGCTGCAGACGCTTATCCTGTGGGCTTACCAGTCAAACTCCAAGGCGATCGCTCTCAATATGCTCCTGATACGTGGCTAGAAATTGAGGGACAAATGGTGACAGAAAATTTGTCAGGCAAACGCCAACTCACTATCGCCGCTACTTCCTTACAAAAGATTCCCCAACCCAAAGATCCTTACGTTTATTAG
- a CDS encoding SDR family oxidoreductase, translating to MKIEGKVALITGASRGIGRAIALELAQQGIKRVILLARDRQKLAQVAEEIEAMGVQTTIMSVDLTQVVELNIVVAQLWRNYGPIHLLVNCAGVAYQNSFLQSKLPQVQEELSVNLMGMYTLTSLVARRMASHRQGTIVNVSSLMGKIAAPTMATYSATKFAILGFTQALRRELAEHNIQVKALLPTLTDTDMVRDFKLFRWVIPMTPQQVAQTLITGLERDTPEILVGWQSHLAVWCQRLAPWLLELVLNIASPSTSNRQQPGDLMGILTQKLGFLSKFQRISDFFWSNNMANLVSARKS from the coding sequence ATGAAGATTGAAGGTAAGGTAGCTCTAATTACTGGGGCTTCCCGCGGTATAGGACGTGCGATCGCCCTCGAACTAGCACAACAAGGTATCAAGCGAGTGATATTGCTAGCACGCGATCGCCAGAAATTAGCCCAAGTAGCCGAGGAAATTGAGGCGATGGGTGTGCAAACGACAATTATGTCTGTTGATTTAACTCAAGTTGTGGAGCTAAATATTGTCGTAGCTCAACTTTGGCGCAACTATGGCCCAATTCATCTGTTGGTTAATTGTGCGGGAGTCGCATATCAAAACTCATTCTTGCAGTCTAAACTCCCCCAAGTCCAAGAAGAACTGTCTGTGAATTTAATGGGGATGTACACCCTAACTAGTTTAGTCGCCCGTCGGATGGCTAGTCATAGACAAGGGACAATTGTTAATGTATCTAGCTTGATGGGCAAAATAGCAGCACCAACAATGGCGACTTATTCAGCCACAAAGTTTGCAATATTAGGGTTTACCCAAGCCTTACGCCGCGAACTAGCTGAACACAATATTCAAGTCAAAGCCTTACTACCTACTCTCACAGACACCGACATGGTGCGGGACTTCAAATTATTTCGCTGGGTGATCCCAATGACTCCCCAGCAAGTCGCCCAAACCCTAATCACCGGATTAGAAAGGGATACACCAGAAATTTTAGTAGGATGGCAAAGTCATTTAGCTGTTTGGTGTCAACGCCTAGCACCTTGGTTGTTAGAGTTGGTGTTAAATATAGCCTCTCCCTCAACGTCAAACAGACAACAGCCGGGCGATCTCATGGGAATACTCACCCAAAAACTAGGCTTTTTGAGCAAATTTCAGCGTATTAGTGATTTTTTCTGGTCAAACAACATGGCTAATTTAGTCTCGGCGCGGAAATCATGA
- a CDS encoding DUF5615 family PIN-like protein, translated as MTTVRFQADADLKQAIVAGVIRRKPNIDFQSANEAGLEGIKDSEVLAIAAQDGRVLVTHDRKTMPTEFGQFIMSQKSSGVLILSQSLPISEAIDTLILVWEVSTAEEWIDQIMSLPF; from the coding sequence ATGACAACAGTTCGATTCCAAGCCGATGCCGACCTCAAACAGGCGATCGTAGCTGGTGTCATTCGTAGAAAGCCTAACATAGATTTTCAATCAGCCAATGAAGCAGGGCTTGAAGGTATAAAAGATTCAGAAGTTTTGGCAATTGCGGCACAAGATGGTAGGGTACTTGTCACCCATGATCGTAAAACCATGCCGACTGAGTTTGGCCAGTTCATCATGTCTCAAAAGAGTTCTGGCGTGCTGATTCTTTCTCAAAGTCTTCCCATCAGTGAGGCAATTGATACTCTTATCCTGGTTTGGGAGGTATCTACGGCTGAAGAATGGATTGATCAGATTATGTCTTTGCCCTTTTGA